Within Saccharomonospora cyanea NA-134, the genomic segment CTGATTGGCCGCTTGCAGACCACGAGCGACAAGCCGGTCCATTTCAGCAGCGTGTGCTACAGCTTGCGCGTCACGCTGTTGGGAAAAATACTGCCCCGAGAGCACAAACTGCTCAGTCCATCCCGGCGGGCCCTGCAGCGCAGCTTCGGCTGCGGCTTGAGTCCGCGGTCCACCATCGGCCTTGGCCCTAGCGGCGTTGAAGCGCATGTCATTGTCACGTGCGGCGTACTGGCCTTCGGCGAGGAATTGCCGCACGTCTTCGACGGTACCGTCGAGTGCTGCTTCAGCGGCTTCCGTAGTGGCCGGTCCGATGGCACTCGCCTTGATACGGGCCGCGGCCAGACGATCGTATGTGTCACGGTTTTCGTAGTCCCGGTCGGCCAAAAACCGGCGTACGTCGGCATCGGTGCCGTTGAGAGCCTCTTCGGCGGCTCGACGAAGTTCCTCGGGTTCACCAAGTTCGACGAGCGTCGCCACCGTTGCACGGTCGTCCTGTGCTGCAGCTGCTTCGCGTCCGGACGCGAGCCACTGGCGGACGTCGGCGTCGGTACCGGTCAGTGCGTGTTTGGCCGCTTGACGACTCCAGGCCCCCCGGTCGAGAGGATGATGACGGCTGCCCGGCGCCCGTTCGACAACACAGTGTCGTCGTCGGCGTCTGGCGCGGTTGCTGCCGCGAGAAGCTGTATGACTTCGTCGGAAAGGCGCTGCTGTTCCTCAGCGTCCCAACCCAAGAGATCTTGGTTGGCTCGCCACACGTTCTTGGCTTCTTGGGCCGTGTCGATCAGGTCTTGCTTGTCACGTTCGACTCTGGCCGCTTCAGCTTGTCGAGCTAGTTCAACAACCTCCTGAGCTTGCGTAGCCGCCGCAACTGAAGAGTTGGCGGCTTCGATCGCAGCATTAGCGTGCTCGGTGGCTTCCCCAGCCGCGTCGGAAGATTCACCCGCATGGTCAGCAGCCTCGTCAGCCGCATCGGCAGCGCTGTTGGCGTGCCGAGCGGCGGATTCTGCTGCCTCCGCGGCATGATTGGCCGCAGTAACAGACCGATTCGCGAGTTTCGCAGCACTATTGGCGGCGGTTTGCGCGCGGGCCGCTTGTTCGTTGGCCTCCGCGCCTGCAGCCGCTGCCAACCGAGATTGTCTGTCGGCGACGTTCGCATAGTGACTAGCCTCGCTTGCCGCGCTGCCAGCTGCTGCGGCACTAGCAGCGGCGCTGGCCGCCTCCTGCCCTGCAGTGGCAGCTTGCTGTGCTGCGACACCGGCATAACGGGCCGCTTCAGCGGCCCTCGTCGCTCCTACCGCAGCGTTACGGGCTACTTGGGCAGCGTTACGTGCAGCCTCAGCCTGTCTCGCGTCCAAAGCCGCTGCTGAGGCGGCCGAGTACGCACGTGCGGCTGCTCCGCCTGCCATGCTCGCGGCCGAGGCGGCATGTGAGGCAGCGCGGGCCGCGACCCTGGCTGCGTTCTCCGCCGCGTTCGCTGCGCTGATCGCGGTGCGTGCTGCGGCTGCTGCCTGCCGGGCGGTTTTCGCGGCTTCGCCAGCGGCCGCGGAGGCCTTCCGTGCGTCACCCTGCGCAGCCTCAGTCTCATCTCTCGCTCGCTGCGTAGCGATCTTGGCCTGCTCCGCTGCCTTGACCGCACGCTCGGTGGCCTGTTCCGCGGCGACGGTGTGCTCGTGGGCCTGCTCACCAGCCTTCTCAGCGCGCTCGACCAGCTCGGTGACCGTAGCTGTCTCTTCGTCGCGAGCTTGGGCGACTTCCCAGTCATGTTCCAGGAACAGTGTGAGGGCTTCGATCGTGTCGGCGTCCAGCGCCTCCTCAGCGGCGTCCTGCACATAGGGCCCGCCGGTGGCCTTGGCGCGTGCTACCTGCAGTCGCAAATCGGTGTGATGGGGCTGAACCCACCCCTCCTGCAGGAACGCCTCGAGCGCCTCCTCCGTGTCGGCATCCAGTGCCTCCTCGGCAGCCTGCTGCACCAACTCCCCACCAGCAGCCTTCGTCTGCGCGGCGCGGAAACGAAGATCGTTGTGGTAGTAGGACCGGAACTCCTCTTGCAGGAACGACTCCAAAGCTTCAGTCGTGTCAACTTCGAGAACGTCATTGGCCGCAACCTTCATGGCCGGGCCACCGTTCTCCATCATCCACACCACCCGGTCCCGAAGGTCCTGGTGATGCGCCTGCTCGGCCCCGTTGTCGAGGAACTCCCGCAGCTCGGCATCGCTGCCCGCCAAAGCCGCACCCGCCGCCTCGCGCATGGCTTCCCCACCCTCAAGCCACATCTGCATGACCGCGGCCCGGTCTTCCGGCATGACCGCCCGCGCTTGCGCCAAGGCTGCCGGGGCGGTGCCCACGCTACTCATCAACACACTCAAAACGATACCGAAAATTAATCCCACGCCAATCCCATCATGCGATCTTCGGCGCAGGTACGTAACCATTTTCAAAACGTGACCCTTTCGTAACAAATGCACTGCCATCGCGTTCGCCAATACTTCAGGGCAGCCTTAACAACAGCAATCGGCTTTATGGGGGACAGCCGGGTGATAGAGATCACCCTCATTCCCACTGGCGCGCACACCTACGTCGAGATGCGTTCATAACCGTTCCTGGGGAAGATCATGCGGAGTAACATGAGACACCGATTGAAGTTCCATTCAGCTCTAATATTGACCACTGCCGCCGCATTAACAGCTGGCGTGGCAGGCGCGACACCGGAAAACGACAATGGTCCAACAATGGAGTCCATTTCTGAAACCCCACCACCTGCGGTCGAAGATTACTATTATCCGGGCGCCGATCAGATCTTTTCCGATAGAGGAATTCGACTTATTCAAGGTGACGGGAATATCGTTTTGGTCGACTGCACCACCGACGTCGACGTTATCCGGGTGGACAGTGTCACTGTCGGCAGTTCCTGTTATCAGGTGATCGGCGAACGTGGTTGGCTCACGATGGAGATTCCTCGCGTTTATCTCGTCCAGGCAGACGACCACAACGTGGCAGGCCGGATCACAGTGGACGACGAG encodes:
- a CDS encoding ALF repeat-containing protein, whose product is MANAMAVHLLRKGHVLKMVTYLRRRSHDGIGVGLIFGIVLSVLMSSVGTAPAALAQARAVMPEDRAAVMQMWLEGGEAMREAAGAALAGSDAELREFLDNGAEQAHHQDLRDRVVWMMENGGPAMKVAANDVLEVDTTEALESFLQEEFRSYYHNDLRFRAAQTKAAGGELVQQAAEEALDADTEEALEAFLQEGWVQPHHTDLRLQVARAKATGGPYVQDAAEEALDADTIEALTLFLEHDWEVAQARDEETATVTELVERAEKAGEQAHEHTVAAEQATERAVKAAEQAKIATQRARDETEAAQGDARKASAAAGEAAKTARQAAAAARTAISAANAAENAARVAARAASHAASAASMAGGAAARAYSAASAAALDARQAEAARNAAQVARNAAVGATRAAEAARYAGVAAQQAATAGQEAASAAASAAAAGSAASEASHYANVADRQSRLAAAAGAEANEQAARAQTAANSAAKLANRSVTAANHAAEAAESAARHANSAADAADEAADHAGESSDAAGEATEHANAAIEAANSSVAAATQAQEVVELARQAEAARVERDKQDLIDTAQEAKNVWRANQDLLGWDAEEQQRLSDEVIQLLAAATAPDADDDTVLSNGRRAAVIILSTGGPGVVKRPNTH